One region of Thiorhodovibrio frisius genomic DNA includes:
- a CDS encoding YgaP family membrane protein, whose amino-acid sequence MRFDYKQPNMGNTDTLIRAIVGALMIIAGFLGGGWIVAVIGAVVLTTAYFRFCPAYALFDFRSNKKAAAVSK is encoded by the coding sequence ATGCGTTTTGATTACAAACAACCCAACATGGGTAATACCGATACCTTGATCCGCGCGATTGTCGGTGCACTCATGATCATCGCGGGATTTCTCGGTGGTGGCTGGATAGTCGCGGTGATTGGCGCGGTGGTGTTGACCACCGCTTATTTCCGCTTCTGCCCGGCCTACGCGCTTTTTGACTTCCGCTCCAACAAGAAAGCGGCGGCCGTGAGCAAATAG
- a CDS encoding entericidin A/B family lipoprotein, whose amino-acid sequence MLLIAITGLSGCSTIEGAGKDIQSGGESVSDAARSVRGDM is encoded by the coding sequence ATGCTGTTGATTGCGATCACGGGGCTATCCGGCTGCAGCACCATCGAAGGCGCGGGTAAAGATATCCAAAGTGGCGGCGAGTCCGTGAGCGATGCGGCGCGAAGCGTCAGAGGTGATATGTGA
- the atpD gene encoding F0F1 ATP synthase subunit beta: MSHQRTLSPNNGLVVAVRGSVVDLHFETNLPSIYRLLHAGSEGEIRIEVLAQLDDHHVRGIALTPTQGLARGMWVEDSGGPLMAPVGQGILGRMFDVFGNAIDRQPTPEDIQWRSVHRAPPALARRSTQSEVFETGIKLIDVLVPLERGGKAGLFGGAGVGKTVLLTEMIHNMIGRHAGVSLFCGIGERCREGEELYREMKDAGVLPNMVMVFGQMNEPPGSRFRVGHAALTMAEYFRDDEQRDVLLLIDNIFRFIQAGMEVSGLMGQMPSRLGYQPTMGTELSSLEERIANTDAGAITSIQAVYVPADDFTDPAAVHTFSHLSASIVLSRKRAGEGLYPAIDPLQSSSRMATPGIVGERHYALAQEIRRTLAQYAELKDIIAMLGLEQLSPEDRKLVARARRLERFLTQPFFTTERFTGLTGKLVSLADALDGCERILNDEFKDAPERALYMIGNLDEVTLKPASTGS; encoded by the coding sequence ATGAGTCACCAGCGCACTTTATCCCCCAACAACGGCCTGGTGGTTGCGGTGCGCGGCAGCGTGGTGGATCTGCACTTCGAGACGAATCTGCCGTCGATCTATCGGCTGCTGCATGCGGGCTCGGAAGGCGAGATCCGTATCGAAGTGCTGGCGCAGTTGGATGACCATCATGTGCGCGGCATCGCGCTCACCCCGACGCAAGGGCTGGCGCGCGGCATGTGGGTGGAGGACAGCGGCGGGCCGCTGATGGCGCCCGTGGGCCAGGGCATTCTCGGGCGCATGTTTGATGTATTCGGCAACGCCATCGACCGCCAGCCGACGCCCGAGGATATCCAATGGCGTTCGGTGCATCGCGCCCCGCCAGCGCTCGCGCGGCGTTCCACCCAGTCCGAAGTCTTCGAGACCGGGATCAAGCTCATCGACGTGCTGGTGCCGCTGGAGCGCGGTGGCAAGGCGGGGCTGTTCGGCGGGGCGGGCGTGGGCAAGACGGTGCTGCTCACCGAGATGATCCACAACATGATCGGGCGCCACGCTGGCGTCAGTCTCTTTTGCGGCATTGGCGAGCGCTGTCGCGAAGGCGAGGAACTCTATCGCGAGATGAAGGACGCCGGCGTCCTGCCGAATATGGTGATGGTCTTCGGCCAGATGAACGAGCCACCCGGCAGCCGCTTTCGCGTGGGCCATGCGGCGCTGACCATGGCCGAGTATTTTCGCGACGACGAGCAGCGCGACGTGCTGCTGCTGATCGACAACATCTTCCGCTTTATCCAGGCCGGCATGGAGGTCTCCGGGCTCATGGGTCAGATGCCTTCGCGCCTGGGCTATCAGCCGACCATGGGCACCGAGTTGTCGAGCTTGGAAGAGCGCATCGCCAACACCGATGCCGGGGCCATCACCTCCATTCAGGCGGTCTATGTACCGGCGGACGATTTCACCGACCCGGCGGCGGTGCATACCTTCTCGCATCTCTCCGCCTCCATTGTGCTGTCGCGCAAGCGGGCCGGTGAAGGCTTGTATCCGGCCATCGACCCACTGCAATCGAGCTCGCGGATGGCCACGCCGGGCATCGTCGGTGAGCGGCATTACGCCTTGGCGCAGGAGATCCGCCGCACCCTGGCGCAATACGCGGAGCTGAAAGACATCATCGCCATGCTTGGCCTGGAACAGCTCTCGCCGGAGGACCGCAAGCTGGTCGCCCGTGCCCGCCGGCTGGAGCGTTTTCTCACTCAGCCCTTTTTCACCACCGAGCGCTTTACCGGTCTCACTGGCAAGCTCGTCAGCCTAGCCGACGCGCTCGACGGCTGCGAGCGCATCTTAAACGACGAATTCAAAGACGCCCCGGAGCGGGCGCTTTACATGATCGGGAACCTTGACGAAGTGACGTTGAAGCCGGCATCGACGGGTTCCTGA
- a CDS encoding F0F1 ATP synthase subunit epsilon, with product MSFMPMNLAVLLPFRIFSHATRVLRIVAETPDGSFGLLPHRLDCVTALTPGILTYETEAEGEVYLAVDEGVLVKAGAEVLVSVRRATCGSDLDQLRATVVQEFLIVNARKNNLERVMARMEAGFMRRFVSLQHDQ from the coding sequence ATGTCCTTCATGCCGATGAATCTTGCGGTTCTTCTGCCCTTCCGGATTTTTTCGCATGCAACGCGCGTATTGCGCATCGTCGCGGAGACGCCGGACGGCTCCTTCGGACTCCTGCCCCATCGATTGGACTGTGTCACCGCGCTCACGCCGGGAATTCTCACCTACGAAACCGAGGCCGAGGGCGAGGTCTATCTGGCCGTGGACGAGGGGGTGTTGGTCAAAGCCGGCGCTGAGGTGCTGGTTTCCGTGCGCCGCGCGACCTGCGGCAGCGATCTCGATCAATTACGCGCGACCGTGGTCCAAGAGTTTCTGATTGTGAATGCGCGCAAGAACAACCTGGAAAGGGTAATGGCAAGAATGGAAGCCGGATTCATGCGCCGCTTCGTGAGCCTGCAACATGACCAATGA
- a CDS encoding AtpZ/AtpI family protein, whose amino-acid sequence MTNDPSKQTPNLGSGSGSGSEHAFASQVGAKAARKLHARRNPTPGVWFGLGMMGLIGWSVVVPTLLGAALGLWLDKQHPGAHSWTLALLVGGLTLGCFNAWHWVAKEERAMRAEDQEDPEERDE is encoded by the coding sequence ATGACCAATGACCCGAGCAAACAGACTCCGAACTTGGGGTCTGGATCTGGGTCTGGTTCGGAACATGCCTTTGCCAGTCAGGTCGGTGCCAAGGCGGCGCGCAAGCTTCATGCCCGGCGCAACCCCACGCCTGGGGTTTGGTTTGGCCTGGGCATGATGGGGCTGATCGGCTGGTCGGTGGTGGTGCCGACGCTACTCGGCGCGGCCCTGGGACTCTGGCTCGACAAGCAGCATCCAGGCGCACATTCTTGGACTTTAGCGCTCTTGGTGGGCGGTCTCACGCTCGGCTGTTTCAATGCCTGGCATTGGGTTGCCAAGGAAGAACGGGCGATGCGGGCGGAGGATCAGGAAGATCCGGAAGAACGCGATGAATGA
- a CDS encoding ATP synthase subunit I produces MNETLSPLLELDLELVLIMVLAGVAGLALGAIFFGGLWWTLRKSLESPRPALWLLGSLLVRMGVLLFGLYLISDGHWEPLLAALLGVIGARALVLRWTRPADHPLADRPSPKQAAPSQAAANQPSKGHDGDRTCA; encoded by the coding sequence ATGAATGAAACCCTGAGCCCATTGCTGGAACTGGATCTGGAACTGGTGCTGATCATGGTGCTGGCCGGGGTCGCGGGCCTAGCGCTTGGGGCGATCTTCTTCGGAGGGCTCTGGTGGACGCTGCGTAAAAGTCTTGAGTCCCCGCGCCCGGCGCTGTGGCTTCTGGGCAGCCTGCTGGTGCGGATGGGTGTGCTTCTGTTTGGTTTGTATCTGATCTCCGACGGCCATTGGGAGCCTTTGCTGGCCGCGCTGCTCGGCGTCATCGGCGCTCGGGCGCTGGTTCTGCGATGGACTCGCCCAGCTGACCATCCATTAGCCGATCGCCCATCACCCAAGCAAGCAGCACCCAGTCAAGCCGCCGCCAATCAACCGTCAAAGGGTCACGACGGAGACCGGACATGCGCCTAA
- a CDS encoding F0F1 ATP synthase subunit A, with amino-acid sequence MRLSPDEIVYWQSGIIQLNATIVFTWALMLVLVVGSILVTRKLSRDLTRSRWQNLLEILVTGIEKQIAEVGLPDARTYLGFLGTLFLFVAAAALATIIPGYEPPTGSLSTTTALALCVLVAVPVFGIADQGLGGYLKSYMEPTFMMLPFNIISEVSRTLALAVRLFGNMMSGAMIIAILLTITPFIFPILMTALGLLTGMVQAYIFSILAAVYIAAATQTRKPKAATNP; translated from the coding sequence ATGCGCCTAAGTCCCGATGAAATCGTCTACTGGCAATCCGGCATTATCCAGCTCAACGCGACCATCGTTTTCACCTGGGCGCTGATGCTCGTGCTGGTGGTTGGCTCCATCCTGGTGACGCGCAAACTCTCCCGCGACCTCACCCGTTCGCGCTGGCAGAACCTGTTGGAAATCCTCGTCACCGGCATCGAAAAGCAGATCGCGGAGGTCGGGCTGCCCGACGCGCGGACCTATCTCGGCTTTCTCGGCACCCTGTTCCTGTTCGTCGCTGCCGCCGCCCTGGCCACCATCATTCCAGGCTACGAGCCGCCGACGGGATCGCTGTCGACCACGACGGCGCTGGCGCTTTGTGTGCTTGTGGCTGTACCCGTTTTTGGCATCGCGGACCAGGGACTCGGCGGCTACCTCAAGTCCTACATGGAGCCGACCTTCATGATGCTGCCGTTCAATATCATCAGCGAGGTCTCCCGCACTCTGGCCCTAGCGGTGCGGCTCTTCGGCAACATGATGAGCGGAGCGATGATCATCGCCATCCTGCTCACCATCACGCCCTTTATCTTTCCGATCCTCATGACGGCGCTCGGCCTGCTCACCGGGATGGTGCAGGCGTACATCTTCAGCATCCTGGCAGCCGTCTATATTGCGGCCGCCACGCAGACACGAAAGCCAAAGGCAGCAACCAACCCGTGA
- a CDS encoding F0F1 ATP synthase subunit C, which translates to MDSLALIAVISIVMAGLTTGFGTMGPALAEGRAVATALTALAQQPDASATITRTLFVGLAMIESTAIYCFVVSMILIFANPFWNLAIAQVAGK; encoded by the coding sequence ATGGACAGTTTAGCGCTGATCGCGGTGATTTCGATCGTCATGGCCGGCCTCACCACCGGCTTCGGTACCATGGGACCAGCCCTGGCGGAAGGCCGAGCGGTAGCGACCGCACTGACAGCGCTGGCGCAGCAGCCTGACGCCTCCGCCACCATCACCCGCACCCTGTTTGTCGGTCTGGCGATGATCGAGTCCACGGCCATCTACTGCTTCGTGGTCTCGATGATCCTCATCTTCGCCAATCCCTTCTGGAACCTCGCCATTGCCCAGGTCGCAGGAAAGTAG
- a CDS encoding F0F1 ATP synthase subunit delta — protein MLIDWFTVGAQVLNFLVLVWLLKRFLYKPILDAIGAREQRIAAELADADAKRAEAQQERETFQQKNQEFDQQRAARLAKAVDEAKTERQRLLDEARQAADALRAKRQVALRQESEQLNQALMNRTQQEVFAIARKTLTDLAGASLEERLVDVFVKRLESLDGEPLAVLTKTQKTATDPARLRSAFDLSADQRATIQTALNKTFATEIPVRFETSPDLISGIELSTNGQRVAWSIAEYLKSLEQEVGELLKAKDQSDVEPKAAQPAPDAAHP, from the coding sequence ATGCTCATCGACTGGTTCACCGTCGGCGCGCAGGTGCTCAACTTTCTGGTTCTGGTGTGGCTTCTCAAGCGCTTTCTGTATAAGCCGATTCTCGACGCCATCGGCGCGCGCGAGCAGCGCATTGCGGCAGAGTTGGCGGACGCCGACGCAAAACGCGCCGAGGCCCAACAAGAGCGTGAGACCTTCCAGCAGAAGAACCAGGAGTTCGACCAGCAACGCGCGGCACGCCTGGCCAAAGCCGTGGATGAGGCGAAGACCGAACGCCAGCGCCTGCTTGATGAGGCCCGGCAAGCTGCCGACGCCTTGCGTGCCAAGCGACAAGTTGCGCTGCGACAGGAGTCCGAGCAGCTCAATCAGGCCCTAATGAACCGAACTCAGCAGGAGGTGTTTGCGATTGCGCGCAAGACGCTGACGGATCTGGCCGGGGCGAGCCTTGAGGAGCGTCTGGTTGATGTGTTCGTCAAGCGCTTGGAGTCTTTGGATGGAGAGCCGCTCGCCGTGTTGACCAAGACGCAGAAGACGGCGACCGACCCCGCGCGCCTGCGCAGCGCCTTTGATCTGAGCGCTGATCAGCGCGCGACGATTCAGACCGCACTGAACAAGACATTTGCAACTGAGATTCCGGTTCGGTTTGAGACTTCGCCTGACTTGATCAGCGGGATTGAACTGAGCACGAATGGGCAAAGGGTCGCTTGGAGTATTGCGGAGTATCTGAAGTCGCTGGAGCAGGAGGTTGGGGAGTTGCTGAAGGCAAAGGATCAATCCGATGTCGAGCCCAAAGCCGCGCAGCCCGCACCCGACGCAGCGCATCCATGA
- a CDS encoding alternate F1F0 ATPase, F1 subunit alpha yields the protein MSAAPERLQSVFDQSFSAIAQARDAFTPQLAPHEIGTIASVSTGIAKVSGLPGIGFEELLAFPGDVFGIAFNLDPDEIGVVLLGDYWQLHAGDAVERTGRVMDVAVGEGLLGRVIDPLGRPLDGLGSVPASQRLPIERPATPIMDRAPVTVPLQTGLKVIDALIPIGRGQRELILGDRQTGKTAIAIDTILNQRGQDVLCVYCAIGQRASAIAKTLATFRDQGALDYTLVVVTEGNDSPGLTYIAPYAATSIAEHFMEQGRDVLIVYDDLTHHARAYRELSLLLRRPPGREAFPGDIFYIHSRLLERATHLREDLGGGSLTALPIIETEAQNLSAYIPTNLISITDGQIYLSPSLFELGVLPAVDVGQSVSRVGGKAQRSPYRAVAGDLKLAYAQFEELETFARFGARVDEDTQERIAHGRRIRACLKQPEFAPVSMPAQITILLALTAGLFDTVPLEQMPDAERAVQDAAAMIPEDLIERLVSADSLSDEDRQTIVEIGREALAGSQPESQSQSQSVPERQPESQPNSEPNLEPGVEPKLGGSPKPALSAEKRQA from the coding sequence ATGAGCGCCGCACCCGAGCGTCTACAATCGGTCTTCGATCAAAGCTTCAGCGCCATCGCCCAAGCGAGAGACGCCTTCACGCCGCAACTCGCCCCTCACGAAATCGGCACCATCGCCAGCGTCTCCACCGGCATCGCCAAGGTCTCCGGCCTGCCGGGCATCGGCTTCGAGGAGCTGCTCGCCTTTCCCGGCGATGTGTTCGGTATCGCCTTCAACCTGGACCCGGACGAGATCGGCGTGGTCTTGCTCGGCGACTACTGGCAACTGCACGCCGGCGATGCGGTGGAGCGCACTGGCCGGGTCATGGACGTGGCCGTCGGCGAGGGTCTGCTGGGGCGCGTCATCGACCCGCTCGGTCGACCGCTCGATGGCCTCGGGTCTGTCCCCGCCAGCCAACGCCTGCCAATTGAGCGTCCCGCCACGCCCATCATGGACCGCGCGCCCGTCACCGTGCCTTTGCAGACGGGGCTCAAGGTCATCGACGCCCTCATTCCCATCGGGCGCGGCCAGCGCGAGCTGATCCTGGGTGATCGCCAGACTGGCAAGACCGCCATTGCGATCGACACCATTCTCAACCAGCGCGGCCAGGATGTGCTGTGCGTCTATTGCGCCATCGGCCAGCGCGCGTCCGCCATCGCCAAGACGCTGGCGACCTTCCGGGACCAGGGCGCGCTGGACTACACCCTGGTGGTCGTGACCGAAGGCAACGATTCGCCGGGGCTCACCTACATCGCCCCCTATGCCGCGACCAGCATCGCCGAGCATTTTATGGAGCAGGGCCGCGATGTGCTGATCGTCTATGACGATCTCACCCACCATGCGCGCGCCTATCGCGAGCTGTCGCTGCTGCTGCGCCGTCCGCCCGGTCGCGAGGCCTTCCCCGGCGACATCTTCTACATCCACTCGCGCCTGCTAGAGCGCGCCACCCACCTGCGCGAAGACCTTGGCGGTGGCTCGCTCACCGCGCTGCCCATCATCGAGACCGAGGCGCAGAACCTCTCCGCCTACATCCCGACCAATCTCATCTCCATCACCGACGGACAGATCTACCTCTCGCCGTCGCTGTTCGAACTTGGCGTGCTGCCCGCCGTCGATGTCGGCCAGTCCGTCTCGCGTGTTGGCGGCAAGGCGCAGCGGTCGCCCTACCGCGCGGTGGCGGGCGATCTGAAACTGGCCTATGCGCAATTCGAGGAGCTTGAAACCTTTGCCCGCTTCGGCGCCCGCGTCGATGAAGACACCCAGGAGCGCATCGCGCATGGGCGGCGCATCCGCGCCTGCCTCAAACAGCCTGAATTCGCCCCGGTGTCCATGCCCGCGCAGATCACCATCCTGCTGGCTCTGACCGCCGGGCTCTTCGACACCGTGCCGCTTGAGCAAATGCCCGACGCCGAGCGCGCGGTGCAAGACGCGGCGGCGATGATCCCGGAGGATCTGATCGAGCGCTTGGTGAGCGCCGATTCCTTGAGCGATGAGGATCGTCAGACCATCGTGGAGATCGGGCGCGAGGCGCTCGCCGGGTCCCAGCCCGAGTCCCAATCCCAATCCCAATCCGTGCCCGAGCGCCAGCCCGAATCGCAGCCGAACTCGGAGCCGAACTTGGAGCCTGGCGTGGAACCCAAACTCGGCGGATCGCCTAAACCGGCCCTATCAGCAGAGAAGCGCCAAGCATGA
- a CDS encoding DUF2254 domain-containing protein, with translation MITKLQHAWQSMRSSFWFVPALMVVDAVVLAIVLITLDTNIDLHLAARWPLIFGTGAAGARGLLTTVASSMITVAGLVFSITLVALSLTSSQYSSRVIRNFMRDRVNQWVLGVFLGIFAYCLVVLRTIREGGAIEFVPSLAVLTGLLLAFVGIGVLIHFIHHIATSIQASSIVAKAAQETLAAVDKLFPPPPDKCDHEDKDGRVGENKKKRNHENGEGGCNEGKDEDGDQALDDDLADRLARQPWSPVPARKTGYIERVNADALLDVARSLDSILRMEHGVGDFVVEDTPLVSLLDSAELNETTTDKLNAAFVISSQRTVEQDVAFGIRQIVDIALKALSPGINDTTTAVMCVDYLAAIMTRLTARRIGTGHGLDQGVVRVIACGQSFESLLSEAFDQIRQDAETNVAILLRLLGALETIADLTASRDRRWLLREKVEEIAEAAERNIVAPHDRTHLARRLTQARAALDRRRSAP, from the coding sequence ATGATCACCAAACTCCAGCATGCTTGGCAATCGATGCGCTCGAGCTTCTGGTTCGTCCCTGCCCTGATGGTCGTGGATGCGGTGGTGCTGGCCATTGTCCTCATCACCCTGGACACCAACATCGATCTGCATCTGGCGGCGCGCTGGCCGCTGATCTTTGGCACCGGCGCGGCGGGTGCGCGCGGGCTGCTGACGACCGTGGCCAGCTCCATGATCACCGTGGCGGGACTGGTGTTCTCGATCACCCTGGTGGCCCTGTCGCTCACATCCAGCCAGTACAGCTCGCGGGTGATTCGCAACTTCATGCGCGACCGCGTCAACCAGTGGGTGCTGGGCGTCTTTCTCGGCATTTTTGCCTACTGCCTGGTGGTCCTGCGGACGATTCGCGAAGGTGGGGCGATCGAGTTCGTCCCTTCGCTCGCGGTCTTGACTGGCCTGCTGCTCGCCTTCGTCGGCATCGGGGTGCTGATTCACTTCATCCACCATATCGCGACCTCAATCCAGGCATCGAGCATCGTGGCCAAGGCCGCACAAGAGACTTTGGCAGCCGTGGATAAGCTGTTTCCGCCGCCGCCAGATAAGTGCGATCATGAGGACAAAGACGGGCGCGTGGGCGAGAACAAGAAAAAGCGCAATCACGAAAACGGTGAAGGGGGCTGCAACGAAGGCAAGGACGAAGACGGCGATCAAGCCCTGGATGACGACCTGGCGGACAGGCTCGCCAGACAGCCCTGGTCTCCCGTCCCGGCGCGCAAAACCGGTTACATCGAGCGCGTCAATGCGGACGCGCTGCTGGATGTCGCCCGCAGCCTGGACAGCATCCTGCGCATGGAGCATGGCGTCGGTGACTTCGTCGTCGAGGACACACCGCTGGTCTCGCTGCTCGACTCGGCTGAGCTGAATGAGACAACGACGGACAAGCTGAACGCGGCTTTCGTGATCAGCAGCCAGCGCACGGTGGAACAGGATGTCGCCTTCGGCATCCGCCAGATCGTCGACATCGCCCTGAAAGCGCTGTCGCCCGGCATCAATGACACCACCACGGCGGTGATGTGCGTCGACTACCTGGCGGCGATTATGACCCGGCTGACGGCGCGCCGGATTGGCACAGGGCACGGACTGGATCAGGGCGTCGTGCGCGTCATCGCCTGCGGCCAGAGCTTCGAGAGCCTGCTGAGCGAGGCCTTCGATCAGATCCGCCAGGATGCCGAAACCAATGTCGCCATCCTGCTGCGGCTGCTCGGCGCGCTGGAAACCATCGCCGATCTGACCGCCAGCCGGGACCGGCGCTGGTTGCTGCGAGAAAAGGTGGAAGAGATCGCCGAGGCCGCCGAGCGCAACATTGTCGCGCCGCATGATCGGACTCACCTGGCACGTCGGCTAACGCAGGCGCGCGCAGCCCTCGACAGGCGACGGAGCGCCCCGTGA